In a single window of the Salmo trutta chromosome 21, fSalTru1.1, whole genome shotgun sequence genome:
- the LOC115157781 gene encoding melanocortin receptor 4-like has product MNATHQHHHGSFHLWNHSSGATPLSHQQHQAGAERHHGSSGCYEQLLISTEVFLTLGIVSLLENILVIAAIIKNKNLHSPMYFFICSLAMADMLVSVSNATETIVMATITDGNLGIGGGVIKSMDNVFDSMICSSLLASIWSLLAIAVDRYVTIFYALRYHNIMTTRRAAAIITSIWTLCTVSGVLFIVYSESTTVLICLIIMFFSMLVLMASLYVHMFMLARRHMKRIAVLPGNGPIWQAANMKGAITLTILLGVFIVCWAPFFLHLILMISCPRNPYCVCFMTHFNMYLILIMCNSVIDPLIYAFRSQEMRKTFKEIFCCCPYAGTI; this is encoded by the exons ATGAATGCCACGCACCAGCATCACCATGGATCATTTCACCTATGGAACCACAGCTCTGGAGCTACACCTCTTAGCCATCAGCAGCACCAGGCCGGGGCGGAGAGACACCATGGTTCGTCTGGGTGTTATGAGCAGCTGCTCATCTCCACCGAGGTCTTCCTCACGCTGGGCATCGTCAGCCTGCTGGAGAACATCCTGGTCATCGCCGCCATCATTAAGAACAAGAATCTGCACTCTCCCATGTACTTCTTCATCTGTTCCCTGGCCATGGCCGACATGCTGGTCAGCGTCTCCAACGCCACTGAGACCATCGTTATGGCAACGATCACCGACGGAAATCTGGGGATTGGTGGCGGCGTGATCAAGAGCATGGACAACGTGTTTGACTCCATGATCTGTAGTTCCCTGCTGGCGTCTATCTGGAGCCTACTGGCCATCGCCGTGGACCGTTACGTGACCATCTTCTACGCGCTGCGCTACCACAACATCATGACCACGCGCCGGGCCGCCGCCATCATCACCAGCATCTGGACCTTATGCACCGTGTCGGGCGTCCTCTTCATCGTCTACTCGGAGAGCACTACTGTCCTTATCTGCCTTATCATCATGTTCTTCAGCATGCTGGTGCTCATGGCCTCGCTGTACGTCCACATGTTCATGCTGGCACGCCGGCACATGAAGAGGATCGCCGTTCTGCCGGGCAACGGCCCCATCTGGCAGGCAGCCAACATGAAGGGGGCCATCACCCTCACTATCCTCTTAGGGGTGTTCATAGTGTGCTGGGCTCCTTTCTTCCTCCACCTCATCCTCATGATCTCCTGCCCCAGGAACCCCTACTGCGTGTGCTTCATGACCCACTTTAACATGTACCTCATCCTcatcatgtgtaactctgtcatTGACCCGCTGATCTACGCCTTCAGGAGCCAGGAGATGAGGAAAACCTTCAAGGAGATCTTCTGCTGTTG CCCTTATGCCGGCACCATCT AG